In one window of Methanosarcina vacuolata Z-761 DNA:
- a CDS encoding O-acetyl-ADP-ribose deacetylase, with the protein MVRISDRITVIQGDIVKLEVDAVVNAANSTLLGGGGVDGAIHRAAGQELLEECKGLKGCATGEAKITKGYFLPAKWIIHTVGPVWQGGQKGEDSLLASCYRKSLELAREYTIKTIAFPAISTGAYNFPSERAAGIAVSEIAKFLQGNGLPEKVFLVCFNKETCRNLQEAFSGVFEV; encoded by the coding sequence ATGGTACGCATTTCAGACAGGATAACAGTAATTCAGGGAGATATCGTAAAACTGGAAGTAGATGCAGTTGTAAATGCCGCAAATTCAACTCTTCTTGGGGGCGGAGGAGTCGATGGCGCTATCCATAGAGCTGCAGGGCAAGAACTGCTGGAAGAATGTAAGGGATTAAAAGGTTGTGCTACAGGAGAAGCAAAAATTACAAAGGGATATTTTCTGCCTGCAAAATGGATAATACACACTGTTGGGCCGGTATGGCAGGGGGGACAAAAAGGAGAGGATAGCTTGCTGGCTTCCTGCTACAGAAAAAGCCTTGAACTTGCAAGAGAGTATACTATAAAAACCATTGCCTTTCCAGCTATAAGTACAGGAGCGTATAACTTTCCTTCAGAGAGAGCTGCAGGAATTGCAGTTTCCGAAATAGCTAAATTCCTTCAGGGAAATGGATTGCCTGAAAAGGTTTTTCTTGTTTGTTTCAATAAAGAAACATGCAGAAATCTTCAGGAAGCATTTTCAGGAGTCTTTGAAGTTTAA
- a CDS encoding ABC transporter permease, giving the protein MIEVIYILWLRQLKHYWRSKARLLGSLGQPLLFLITFGFGFGPMYTRASGGANYLDFLAPGIVSMSILFTAVFSGLEVIWDRQFGFLKETMVAPISRTEIMIGKTLGGATIAMIQGLIVLSLTYLLGFRIPGLASLAVGLVFMSLIAIFFTGLGLAIASKMKDMQGFQLIMNFLIMPIFFLSGALFPLENLPPSIYFISRIDPLTYGVDGLRGAIAGMNVFGIYNDLAVIGLLSVLVCMVGAFLFSKIEA; this is encoded by the coding sequence TTGATCGAGGTAATCTATATCCTCTGGCTCAGGCAGCTAAAACACTACTGGCGCTCAAAAGCGAGGTTGCTTGGTTCTCTCGGGCAGCCTCTGCTCTTTCTGATAACATTTGGATTCGGGTTCGGCCCGATGTATACGAGAGCAAGCGGAGGGGCAAACTACCTGGATTTTCTTGCACCAGGAATCGTCTCAATGTCCATCCTGTTCACTGCTGTATTTTCGGGGCTTGAGGTTATCTGGGACAGGCAATTCGGCTTTCTGAAAGAGACTATGGTAGCTCCTATCTCAAGGACAGAAATTATGATCGGAAAAACTCTTGGAGGCGCAACTATAGCCATGATCCAGGGTCTAATCGTGTTGAGCCTGACCTATCTACTCGGGTTCAGAATTCCAGGCCTTGCAAGCCTTGCCGTCGGGCTGGTCTTCATGTCCCTAATAGCTATCTTCTTTACAGGCCTGGGCCTTGCCATAGCCTCAAAGATGAAAGATATGCAGGGCTTCCAGCTGATTATGAACTTCCTGATCATGCCTATCTTCTTCCTATCCGGCGCCCTTTTCCCCCTAGAAAACCTGCCGCCGTCGATCTATTTTATAAGCAGGATCGATCCCCTTACCTATGGGGTAGATGGCTTAAGAGGAGCAATTGCCGGAATGAACGTGTTTGGAATCTATAATGACCTGGCAGTAATAGGTTTGCTCTCGGTTCTTGTCTGCATGGTTGGAGCATTCTTGTTTTCAAAAATAGAGGCATAA
- a CDS encoding EFR1 family ferrodoxin (N-terminal region resembles flavodoxins. C-terminal ferrodoxin region binds two 4Fe-4S clusters.), whose amino-acid sequence MKIESVKLVYFSPTGTTKAVVQGIAHGINPGAIELIDITRPDARKQPLLALENELLVIGVPVYMGRVPALLNEWLNAIQAHNTPTVCVVVYGNRAYDDALLELKNIIMKCGCIPIACAAYLGEHSFSNFETPIAQGRPDKDDLHHAEVFGQKIREKLQSVSSISQVSDVNVPGNYPYGGVTKLWIVDFIAVSDECSQCGICAEVCPVGAVDAENSRLIDIEKCITCCACIKSCPQNARSMKPGLVKDASVRLHTLYSQRKEPECFI is encoded by the coding sequence ATGAAAATAGAATCTGTGAAATTAGTTTATTTTTCACCTACCGGAACAACAAAAGCGGTTGTTCAGGGCATTGCGCATGGTATCAATCCAGGCGCCATAGAACTAATTGATATTACCAGACCGGATGCAAGAAAACAACCACTACTGGCCTTGGAAAATGAATTGCTTGTTATTGGAGTTCCAGTCTATATGGGGAGAGTGCCGGCATTATTAAATGAATGGCTGAATGCAATTCAAGCTCATAATACACCGACGGTTTGTGTTGTGGTTTATGGCAATCGAGCATATGATGATGCACTACTCGAACTAAAAAATATTATAATGAAATGTGGGTGTATTCCCATTGCCTGTGCAGCATATCTCGGGGAACACTCATTCTCAAATTTTGAGACACCAATAGCACAGGGACGTCCTGATAAAGATGATTTACATCATGCAGAGGTATTCGGACAGAAAATACGTGAAAAGCTGCAATCTGTTTCATCAATTTCTCAGGTTTCTGATGTGAATGTGCCTGGCAATTATCCTTATGGAGGAGTTACAAAATTATGGATTGTTGATTTTATCGCGGTCAGTGACGAGTGTTCACAGTGCGGAATCTGTGCAGAGGTATGTCCTGTTGGTGCTGTTGATGCAGAAAATTCCCGTTTGATTGATATAGAAAAATGCATTACCTGCTGTGCGTGTATCAAAAGCTGCCCGCAAAATGCCAGATCAATGAAACCCGGGCTTGTGAAAGACGCATCTGTGCGCCTCCATACGCTCTATAGCCAGCGAAAGGAGCCTGAATGTTTTATCTAA
- a CDS encoding tetratricopeptide repeat protein, which translates to MVINHDEAFQRGLGLIKQKKYEKSINVFNKIVDKDPGHTGALFNRGLALLKIKKPEEALDSFDQVLHFEPENFDARYKKGIALATLGKFEAALETYDNALEINPENPKIWYHKGLAFAEMEKNEASILCFEKALELEPECKSAWYAQGTVTGKAGNYEEALECFEHALKINPKNADACYSKGLVLVQLEKYEKALECFDSLIRENPRHKDSWKQKYFSLIKLGKNKEALECVDAFLRKFPVSETALYQKGILLNELSSYEDAEKTFSKILKINPGNKEIWLKKGIALIQLLRLNDAIKAFEEAIRLDPTYFEAWNYKCLALMKLEVYEEALEAFDSVLEIYPETKEIWYNRALALVKLQRFGEAAKSLSRTTELDPAYGDALYQQGRLLAREGKYEEALKAFDSMLKQNQEFIKAQKLRGTMLIKLGRIEEALDSLAQSLEKEPENYGLWLQQGLILLDNGKFEPALKALEKVAELKPDNDACWMNKGFALYSMDRYEEALQSFEEGLRLNPYLEKGWNNKGIVLGKLGRTEEALEAFEKSVSLRPDFEDAWRNRGLILLAADEYEKASEAFAEVLKTSPEDLDSIYNRGTALLKLGKTETALECFEKILSLNPDYPELLYSLATAQAKLGKQEEALETFEKLAAKDPKDPEIQCRKGKFAMEIGNYETALQAFDQMLSENPDSREAWYRKGIALLKLERFEEAIRAFDEVIVKNLSYKEIDNSDYEELKNLDSDDIDKPACDEIKSPDYKDKNPDYKDKNPDYKDKNPDYKDKNPNYENARTYKGLAQMQLERYIPALETFESALEEKPDSDILWYYRGLSLYRINMLEEAACAFESAIRLNPEMKEALEYRALCLFETEQYKAALGALEAVLERNPENLSALHKKAICFLQLRKYESGVKTLSRILELDPGNKEVKFELGLASFESGEYAKALSLFEEISEDSDKGSFVYCPEKNSSERNNSEQNNPKQNNYKEKYSSFYWKGLVLIKLEAYEKALEVFSRLTKNNPLFVEAWYLKGISHSKLKQHEEAAKDFEKVLELDPAYQDTCYQLGLSCFELGDFEEAVRVFEASLKIDPENLETLYMRSLALLRSGRYEESASGFREVFKRNPFNTEALAHLSTACFKQGFYEEAIGLFDQVLEINPERKTVLFRKGVALKALGEVKRASTMFDSVLKLKPDCTYALEQKAYTHFELEEYPEAVEAFKTALEYCQKKEDLHYYRGIAFFRLGNFEEAVSSFENALALGCQQPEISYYAGIAYFENREYEKAVEVFNAILNSGAQDLEILYRKALALFELGKTEEVVSTVYALLELVTENFNTKDTGEFEEENYEENAGEFPAFENTEAFDELLEKFAFSLIELGRYEEALLPLRKLTAGESASKEALYGKGVVFQELGRPEEALEIFSELLSFYPGFEKAWYRRGIILFSHEYYAEALESFEQAILEDQTEIPEEIDELSLDETQRENQTESPGLNEKFRLEDKLNDTETEDAWTKMGLSQIKLGDYEAALDIFEKILEVKPDAADLWYVAGLALRGLDQDGQAVEAFEKAVEIDPTLEAAWEQLGLSLLRLNMYEEADQAFSSALTLKPDNVNALYSRSVASFKLQHFEEAAQDLEKVLLSAPDFPDSVEACYRLGIARMELQEYEKALEAFDIILQHDPAHREALYYSGLVLFNLGEYEAASEAFGILLESSPEDPESLNYLGLCLMELESPEAALKAFEKAALFNPKNEEALYNAATTLIKLNRPQESIGYFDRILDISPENIDVLNYKGIAFCKLEMYREALKAFDLALEKDPENIKVIYSVGVVCFKQKLYETACRAFGEALAINPWHEQSLKYLGISLAKMEEYEDALRTFDRLLRIKPHDVQAMNYRGVILGKLGRYTEAINTFSEILRLYPEMADAKRKIEALKCIENKEDSGEDLY; encoded by the coding sequence TTGGTTATCAATCACGATGAAGCTTTTCAAAGAGGACTTGGCCTGATTAAACAGAAAAAATACGAAAAATCGATTAATGTTTTCAACAAGATTGTAGACAAAGATCCAGGTCACACAGGAGCTCTATTTAACAGAGGACTCGCACTACTGAAAATCAAAAAACCAGAAGAAGCCCTCGACTCCTTTGACCAGGTACTGCACTTCGAGCCCGAAAATTTCGATGCCCGATACAAAAAAGGAATCGCACTGGCCACCCTTGGAAAGTTTGAAGCAGCTCTCGAAACCTATGACAACGCACTTGAAATAAATCCTGAAAATCCAAAAATCTGGTACCATAAAGGACTGGCGTTTGCCGAAATGGAAAAAAATGAGGCTTCGATTCTTTGTTTTGAGAAAGCACTTGAGCTTGAGCCGGAATGCAAAAGCGCCTGGTATGCCCAGGGCACCGTAACTGGAAAAGCCGGAAACTACGAAGAAGCTCTGGAGTGCTTTGAGCACGCACTTAAGATCAACCCAAAAAACGCAGACGCTTGCTACTCAAAAGGCCTGGTTCTTGTACAGCTTGAGAAGTATGAAAAAGCGCTGGAATGCTTTGATTCCCTAATTCGAGAAAACCCCAGGCATAAAGATTCCTGGAAACAAAAATATTTTTCGTTGATAAAGCTGGGGAAGAACAAAGAAGCTCTGGAATGTGTTGACGCATTTTTAAGGAAATTTCCTGTCAGTGAGACGGCCCTCTATCAGAAGGGCATACTTTTAAACGAACTTTCCAGCTATGAGGATGCCGAGAAAACTTTTTCGAAAATTTTAAAAATAAACCCGGGAAATAAAGAAATCTGGCTCAAGAAAGGTATTGCTCTGATCCAGCTGCTCAGGCTCAATGATGCCATAAAAGCTTTTGAAGAAGCCATCAGGCTGGACCCTACTTATTTCGAAGCCTGGAATTACAAATGCCTTGCTCTGATGAAGCTTGAGGTCTATGAAGAAGCCCTTGAGGCCTTTGACTCTGTGCTTGAAATTTATCCGGAAACTAAAGAAATCTGGTACAACAGGGCTCTTGCTCTCGTGAAACTGCAGCGCTTTGGAGAGGCTGCAAAATCTTTATCCAGAACTACCGAACTGGACCCTGCATATGGTGATGCCCTGTACCAGCAGGGACGTTTGCTTGCCAGAGAAGGAAAGTATGAAGAAGCTCTCAAAGCCTTTGATTCCATGCTTAAACAAAATCAAGAATTTATTAAGGCCCAAAAGCTCAGGGGTACTATGCTGATCAAGTTAGGCCGTATCGAAGAGGCTCTTGACTCTCTTGCACAGAGCCTTGAAAAAGAACCCGAAAACTATGGGCTCTGGCTGCAGCAAGGATTAATTCTCCTTGACAACGGAAAATTCGAGCCTGCCCTGAAAGCTCTTGAGAAAGTTGCGGAACTCAAACCCGATAACGACGCATGCTGGATGAATAAAGGTTTTGCTCTTTATTCCATGGACCGCTATGAAGAAGCCCTTCAATCCTTTGAAGAGGGTCTGCGCTTAAACCCGTATCTTGAGAAAGGCTGGAATAATAAAGGAATAGTGCTCGGAAAGCTTGGAAGGACAGAAGAAGCTCTTGAAGCTTTTGAAAAATCCGTGAGTCTCAGGCCTGATTTTGAAGATGCCTGGAGAAATAGAGGACTGATTTTGCTGGCTGCCGATGAATATGAAAAAGCTAGCGAAGCATTTGCCGAAGTTCTTAAAACAAGTCCTGAAGACCTGGATTCAATTTACAATAGGGGAACAGCCCTGCTAAAACTCGGAAAAACAGAAACTGCTCTGGAATGCTTTGAAAAAATCCTGTCCCTTAATCCCGATTATCCCGAACTTTTATACAGCCTTGCGACTGCCCAGGCGAAGCTCGGAAAGCAGGAAGAAGCCCTGGAAACCTTTGAAAAACTCGCTGCTAAAGATCCCAAAGACCCGGAAATCCAGTGTAGGAAAGGAAAATTTGCAATGGAAATCGGAAATTATGAGACTGCGCTTCAGGCTTTTGATCAGATGCTTAGTGAAAATCCGGACTCAAGGGAAGCCTGGTATAGAAAAGGAATTGCCCTGCTAAAACTTGAACGCTTTGAAGAGGCTATAAGAGCTTTTGATGAAGTAATTGTAAAAAATCTAAGTTATAAAGAGATAGATAACTCTGATTATGAGGAGCTAAAAAATCTCGATAGTGATGATATAGATAAACCGGCATGTGACGAGATAAAGAGTCCTGATTACAAAGACAAGAATCCGGATTACAAAGACAAGAATCCGGATTACAAAGACAAGAATCCGGATTACAAAGACAAGAATCCGAATTATGAGAACGCACGCACTTACAAAGGACTTGCGCAAATGCAGCTTGAAAGGTACATCCCTGCCCTGGAAACCTTTGAGAGCGCTCTCGAAGAAAAGCCGGATTCTGATATTCTCTGGTACTACAGAGGCCTTAGCCTGTATAGGATAAACATGTTAGAGGAAGCAGCATGTGCCTTTGAGTCTGCAATTCGCCTTAATCCTGAAATGAAAGAAGCCCTTGAGTATAGAGCTCTCTGTCTGTTTGAAACCGAACAATACAAAGCTGCCCTGGGGGCTCTTGAAGCTGTACTTGAAAGAAATCCGGAGAACCTTTCCGCACTCCATAAAAAAGCTATTTGTTTCCTGCAGTTAAGGAAGTACGAATCCGGAGTTAAAACCCTTTCCAGAATACTGGAACTTGACCCTGGCAACAAAGAAGTAAAGTTTGAGTTAGGATTAGCCAGTTTCGAATCCGGGGAGTACGCTAAAGCCCTTTCTCTATTTGAAGAAATAAGTGAGGACTCAGATAAAGGCTCTTTTGTATACTGCCCTGAAAAAAACTCATCTGAACGAAATAACTCTGAACAAAATAATCCGAAACAAAATAATTATAAAGAAAAGTACTCTTCGTTCTACTGGAAAGGGCTTGTGCTTATCAAGCTGGAAGCTTACGAAAAAGCGCTTGAGGTTTTTTCAAGGCTTACCAAAAATAACCCCCTGTTTGTAGAGGCCTGGTATTTGAAAGGAATATCCCATTCAAAACTGAAGCAGCATGAGGAAGCGGCAAAAGACTTTGAAAAAGTCCTTGAGCTTGACCCTGCTTATCAGGATACCTGTTACCAGTTGGGGCTTTCCTGTTTCGAGCTTGGAGACTTTGAGGAAGCTGTAAGGGTTTTTGAAGCCTCCCTGAAAATAGATCCTGAAAACCTTGAGACCCTTTACATGAGAAGCCTCGCTTTACTGCGGTCGGGGAGATATGAAGAATCGGCTTCAGGTTTCAGGGAAGTCTTCAAAAGAAATCCATTCAATACTGAAGCTCTTGCACACCTGAGCACGGCCTGCTTCAAGCAGGGGTTTTATGAAGAAGCCATTGGACTCTTTGATCAGGTTCTGGAGATTAATCCAGAGCGAAAAACTGTCCTTTTCAGAAAAGGAGTTGCTTTAAAAGCCCTTGGAGAAGTAAAGAGGGCTTCGACTATGTTTGACTCTGTCCTTAAATTGAAGCCTGACTGTACTTATGCCCTTGAGCAAAAAGCCTATACTCACTTCGAGCTTGAGGAATATCCGGAGGCCGTTGAAGCGTTTAAGACGGCACTGGAATATTGCCAGAAAAAGGAAGATCTGCATTACTACAGGGGTATTGCCTTTTTCAGGCTGGGAAACTTTGAAGAAGCTGTCAGCTCCTTTGAAAACGCTCTTGCCCTCGGCTGCCAGCAACCCGAAATTTCTTATTACGCAGGAATCGCCTACTTCGAAAACAGAGAATATGAAAAAGCCGTGGAAGTCTTTAATGCTATCCTTAATTCCGGGGCACAGGATCTCGAAATTCTGTACAGAAAAGCCCTGGCCCTTTTTGAACTTGGAAAAACAGAAGAAGTGGTTTCTACAGTTTATGCTCTTCTCGAACTTGTAACTGAGAACTTTAATACTAAAGACACTGGAGAGTTTGAAGAAGAAAACTATGAGGAAAACGCAGGAGAATTCCCGGCTTTTGAGAACACAGAGGCTTTTGACGAACTCCTTGAAAAGTTTGCCTTCTCCCTTATAGAGCTTGGAAGGTATGAAGAAGCCCTCCTGCCGCTTAGAAAACTTACAGCAGGCGAATCGGCTTCAAAAGAAGCCCTTTACGGCAAAGGAGTTGTGTTTCAGGAGCTCGGCAGGCCTGAGGAAGCCCTTGAGATATTTTCAGAACTTTTATCCTTTTATCCTGGCTTTGAAAAAGCCTGGTACAGAAGAGGGATCATTCTATTTTCTCATGAGTACTATGCTGAAGCCCTGGAGTCCTTCGAACAGGCAATTCTGGAAGATCAGACGGAAATTCCTGAAGAAATTGACGAATTAAGTCTGGATGAAACTCAGAGAGAAAATCAGACCGAAAGCCCCGGGTTAAATGAGAAATTCAGATTAGAAGATAAACTAAATGACACTGAAACCGAAGATGCTTGGACGAAAATGGGGCTCTCACAGATCAAACTGGGAGACTATGAAGCTGCTCTTGACATTTTTGAAAAAATCCTCGAAGTAAAACCTGATGCTGCCGACCTCTGGTATGTAGCAGGGCTTGCTCTAAGGGGGCTTGATCAGGATGGACAAGCCGTTGAAGCTTTTGAAAAAGCCGTGGAAATCGATCCAACCCTGGAAGCTGCCTGGGAGCAGCTTGGGCTTTCCCTTCTAAGATTGAATATGTATGAGGAAGCGGATCAGGCTTTCAGTTCTGCTCTAACCCTGAAACCTGACAACGTAAATGCTCTTTACAGCCGATCAGTGGCCAGTTTCAAACTACAGCACTTTGAGGAAGCAGCTCAGGACCTCGAAAAGGTGCTCCTGTCTGCCCCTGATTTCCCGGACTCTGTTGAAGCCTGTTACAGGCTCGGAATTGCTAGAATGGAGCTTCAGGAGTATGAAAAAGCCCTTGAAGCTTTTGACATAATTCTGCAGCATGACCCGGCGCATAGGGAAGCACTCTATTATAGCGGGCTTGTACTTTTCAACCTGGGTGAGTACGAAGCTGCCTCCGAGGCCTTTGGAATTCTGCTGGAATCCTCGCCCGAAGACCCTGAAAGCCTGAACTACCTTGGGCTCTGCCTGATGGAACTCGAAAGTCCGGAAGCGGCCCTGAAAGCCTTTGAAAAAGCCGCTCTTTTCAATCCGAAGAATGAAGAAGCTCTGTATAACGCAGCCACAACTCTTATCAAGCTTAACCGGCCCCAGGAATCAATTGGATATTTTGACCGCATCCTTGACATTTCCCCTGAAAATATCGACGTCCTGAACTACAAAGGAATCGCTTTCTGTAAGCTTGAAATGTACAGAGAAGCCCTGAAAGCCTTTGACCTTGCTCTGGAAAAAGACCCTGAAAATATTAAGGTAATTTATAGTGTAGGAGTCGTCTGTTTCAAACAGAAACTGTATGAAACTGCCTGCCGGGCCTTTGGTGAAGCTCTTGCCATTAATCCCTGGCACGAGCAGTCCCTGAAATATCTAGGGATTTCTCTTGCAAAAATGGAAGAGTACGAAGATGCCCTTAGAACCTTTGACAGGCTGCTCAGGATAAAACCTCACGATGTGCAGGCTATGAATTACAGGGGAGTTATCCTTGGAAAACTGGGAAGGTATACCGAAGCCATAAACACCTTCAGTGAAATCCTTCGTCTCTATCCCGAAATGGCAGATGCGAAAAGGAAAATTGAAGCCTTAAAATGCATTGAAAACAAAGAGGATTCCGGTGAAGATCTCTACTAA
- a CDS encoding LysE family translocator: MLDIIEFLALGSFLGLAAGTSPGPLLAVTISETLQYGKWEGIKVAVSPLITDLPIVLSVLYVLSHLKSYDFIIGIIAFFGASYLIYSGIELLKIKKDSFELNVEKEDALKKGVIVNFGNPHPYVFWFSIGGPIIYKSLNTQVSATILFILGFYIFLVGSKVAITLIVEKSKSFINSKHYFSIIRAMGIAQIIFGLTFIKMGLSSLNII; encoded by the coding sequence GTGCTAGATATTATTGAATTTTTAGCCCTGGGGTCATTTCTCGGCCTTGCTGCAGGAACATCTCCAGGCCCATTGCTTGCTGTAACCATTTCTGAAACTCTACAGTATGGCAAGTGGGAAGGAATAAAGGTTGCAGTGTCGCCTCTGATTACGGACCTGCCAATCGTTTTATCCGTATTGTATGTGCTGTCGCATCTGAAAAGTTATGATTTTATTATCGGAATCATTGCGTTTTTTGGGGCTTCATATCTAATATATTCAGGAATCGAATTACTGAAAATCAAAAAAGACAGCTTTGAATTAAATGTAGAAAAAGAGGATGCCCTTAAAAAAGGAGTTATTGTGAATTTTGGAAACCCACATCCATATGTCTTCTGGTTTTCCATAGGTGGGCCGATAATTTATAAGAGCCTGAACACTCAGGTTTCAGCCACGATTCTGTTTATATTAGGGTTTTATATCTTTCTTGTCGGGTCAAAGGTAGCCATCACATTAATTGTAGAAAAGTCAAAGTCCTTTATAAACAGTAAACACTACTTTTCTATTATCCGTGCTATGGGGATTGCACAGATTATCTTCGGATTGACTTTTATTAAAATGGGTTTGAGCTCACTAAATATTATATGA
- a CDS encoding DUF169 domain-containing protein, with translation MDVKEVNRHGQELIKHLKIRTSPVAVKLISKGSEIPESIKKAEECMTHCQFMDKVRRTREEFYTLNENQMCKVGAGAMGLGSVPEDLVTGELYYKEFELFSTLGASRRTIDMIPVLPPNSTEAILYSPLEETSFIPDVIMVVGNPKQMMLLTQAAMYGIGGRLETSFSGAQSVCSDGVVQVYKEGTVGVTLGCTGSRAYATLTDDEMIMGIPIELLANVVSGLKQVCP, from the coding sequence ATGGATGTTAAAGAAGTAAATCGCCATGGACAGGAACTGATCAAACATCTGAAAATCAGAACGTCTCCTGTAGCAGTAAAGCTGATTTCGAAAGGGTCAGAAATTCCGGAAAGTATCAAGAAAGCAGAAGAGTGTATGACTCACTGTCAATTTATGGATAAAGTTAGAAGAACCCGAGAAGAGTTCTACACTTTAAATGAAAATCAAATGTGTAAAGTTGGAGCTGGTGCAATGGGACTTGGCTCAGTTCCTGAAGATCTGGTCACTGGGGAGCTTTATTACAAAGAATTCGAGCTATTCAGCACACTGGGCGCCTCAAGACGTACTATTGATATGATCCCAGTCCTTCCGCCTAATTCAACAGAAGCTATTCTGTATTCTCCTCTGGAAGAGACCTCATTTATTCCGGATGTCATTATGGTTGTCGGTAATCCTAAACAGATGATGTTACTTACACAGGCAGCAATGTACGGAATAGGAGGAAGGCTTGAAACTAGCTTTTCAGGAGCACAGAGTGTATGTTCTGACGGTGTTGTGCAGGTTTATAAAGAAGGAACAGTAGGCGTTACACTTGGTTGCACTGGAAGCCGGGCTTACGCCACGCTTACAGATGATGAAATGATTATGGGAATCCCTATTGAGCTTCTTGCTAATGTGGTTTCGGGCCTCAAGCAAGTATGCCCTTAA
- a CDS encoding TetR/AcrR family transcriptional regulator, whose product MGIADRRQREKEQRKTEIIDAAERLFFSRSYEDVSMEDIAREVELNKATIYLYFKNKETLFATIVLRGIQILKEKYMGCMEKQVPGIVKVSLMGQAYYQYAQEYPDYLRMIHFYGSERFSKENPCTAEIGKGYGTCRLLLRDAIQEGIDDGTIRADLDPFLTSMYLMISFMGILSMENKWKLVIEAEGFSYEQFASEFFRFIAPAISSGEKSHKMDVKDFASFGFFLTEPVVPEKKKRNES is encoded by the coding sequence ATGGGAATCGCCGATAGAAGGCAACGAGAAAAGGAACAGCGAAAAACAGAGATTATCGATGCAGCCGAGCGTCTCTTTTTTTCTCGAAGTTATGAAGATGTTTCTATGGAAGATATCGCCCGCGAGGTAGAACTGAATAAGGCTACCATTTATCTATATTTTAAAAATAAGGAGACACTTTTCGCAACCATTGTACTCCGCGGTATCCAGATTCTTAAAGAAAAATACATGGGATGCATGGAGAAACAGGTGCCGGGCATTGTCAAGGTATCCCTGATGGGCCAGGCCTATTACCAGTATGCACAGGAATACCCTGATTATCTTCGAATGATTCATTTTTATGGTTCTGAGCGTTTTTCCAAAGAAAACCCGTGTACCGCAGAGATTGGAAAAGGATACGGTACCTGCCGTTTGCTCCTGAGGGATGCGATCCAGGAGGGTATCGATGACGGTACAATTCGTGCGGATCTCGATCCATTTCTTACCTCAATGTACCTTATGATCTCCTTCATGGGCATCCTGTCAATGGAAAATAAATGGAAACTGGTGATCGAGGCAGAGGGTTTCAGCTATGAGCAGTTTGCCAGTGAGTTTTTCCGGTTTATCGCTCCTGCCATCTCTTCCGGTGAGAAATCCCACAAAATGGATGTCAAAGATTTCGCGTCGTTTGGATTTTTTTTAACCGAGCCCGTGGTACCTGAAAAGAAAAAGAGAAATGAATCTTAA
- a CDS encoding FliH/SctL family protein produces MGIKKTVAILLVVCFIVSVTVAAVSANQQEYNRGYKDGCRDGYKDGFKEGKTDSKRPYSAFIKKEARKSDYDKGYERGYSDCFPKGYKAGLRAGSAGGNQKEYDRGYKEGCRDGYKDGFREGKADSRKPYSAFIKKEARKSDYARGYERGYSDCFPRGYKAGLNT; encoded by the coding sequence ATGGGTATAAAAAAGACAGTGGCTATTTTGCTGGTAGTCTGTTTTATAGTATCAGTGACAGTTGCGGCGGTAAGCGCAAACCAGCAAGAATATAACAGAGGCTACAAAGACGGCTGCAGAGACGGCTATAAAGACGGTTTTAAAGAAGGCAAAACCGATAGCAAGAGACCCTACAGTGCATTTATAAAGAAAGAAGCCAGGAAAAGCGACTATGATAAAGGTTACGAAAGAGGTTATAGCGACTGCTTCCCAAAAGGCTATAAAGCAGGCCTGAGAGCTGGATCGGCAGGTGGAAATCAAAAAGAATATGATAGAGGCTACAAAGAAGGCTGCAGAGACGGCTATAAAGACGGATTTAGAGAAGGTAAAGCCGACAGCAGGAAGCCCTACAGTGCATTTATAAAGAAAGAAGCCAGGAAAAGCGATTATGCCAGAGGCTATGAAAGAGGTTATAGTGACTGCTTCCCAAGAGGCTATAAAGCAGGTTTGAATACTTGA